CGGCCGGACTCCGTCACTCTGGGGCTGTGCGGCGCTGGTGGTCCTGGTGACGGCGGCCGTCCTCTTCGTACCTGACGTACGGAACCTGACGCGGCGCACGACGCACGTGGCGTCGGCCGGGACATTGACGGACCCGAAGCCGAAGCAGGACCCGGTCGCTGCCGCGGCCGATGCGTCACCCGATGGAGAAGGCGCCGTCGGGCGGCTCGGGTGAGGGGACCGCTTCCCCGTCCCGCACCGGCCGCGCGTCCCCGATGAAGCGGCGCAGCGCGTCACCGTGCTCGACACGCGCGGGGAAGACGTCGGAGGCCGTGCGGCGGGCCAGTGTCCCGACGTCGATGGGGTGGTGCGCGGCGATCAGCACGGCGTTCCCGAAGCGGCGGCCGCGCAGCACCGACGGCTCGGCGATCAGCGCGAGCTCCTCGAAGACCTCGGCGAACGTGGCGAGTTGGGAGCGGAGGAAGGCGAACGGGGCGCCGTCGGCGAGGTTCGCGGTGTAGTGCCCGCCCGGGCGCAGCACTCGGTCGGCGGTGCGCGCGTACGTCACCGTGGTGAGGTGCGCGGGGACGCGTGAGCCGCCGAAGACGTCGGCGACGACGACGTCGGCGCTGTCGTCCGGCGCGGCGTCGAGCCACTCCCTGGCGTCGGCGCCGTGCACGGCGACCCCGCTCGCCCCGGCCAACGGCAGCCGCTCGGCGACCAGCCGGAGCAGCCCGTGGTCGGCCTCGATCACCTGCTGCCGGGAGCCCGGGCGGGTGGCGGCGAGGTAGCGGGGCAGGGTGAGGGCGCCGCCGCCGAGATGGGTGACGTCGAGCGGGGCACCCGGCTCGGCCGCGGTGTCCAGGACGTGGGCGAGGCGGCGCGCGTACTCGAACTCGAGGTGGGTGGGTTCGTCCAGGTCCACGTACGACTGGGGGGCGCCGTCGACCGTGAGCAGCCAGGCGTGCGCCCTGTCGATGTCGGGCATGAGCTTGGCCGTGCCGTGGTCGACCTCCCGGA
The sequence above is a segment of the Streptomyces sp. Je 1-369 genome. Coding sequences within it:
- a CDS encoding spermidine synthase, producing the protein MPDIDRAHAWLLTVDGAPQSYVDLDEPTHLEFEYARRLAHVLDTAAEPGAPLDVTHLGGGALTLPRYLAATRPGSRQQVIEADHGLLRLVAERLPLAGASGVAVHGADAREWLDAAPDDSADVVVADVFGGSRVPAHLTTVTYARTADRVLRPGGHYTANLADGAPFAFLRSQLATFAEVFEELALIAEPSVLRGRRFGNAVLIAAHHPIDVGTLARRTASDVFPARVEHGDALRRFIGDARPVRDGEAVPSPEPPDGAFSIG